The proteins below come from a single Treponema phagedenis genomic window:
- the lnt gene encoding apolipoprotein N-acyltransferase: MFVILYFFAVLSSAGLLALAIPNEFLLSGSSILGIVSLIPLYTAFIAGKSKKAIMLMYGFFVPLLHLLSSFWLAYFGDFAIFTLGASTLAYFFLALPFGIAFYYFSRLKIPYRIFGFALTWSLWEYFKSTGFLGYPWGTVAMSATKLTRFIQIVDITGVWGISFLIPLISACLAETILAAVKLSNGFAKESRRPLVRTLIFVAFLVLSSICYGQYKLTHTQEPEKKLNIAVIQQNADPWDMSNFEQILLSSELLSKRIISEASEPTDLIIWSESSLSYPYQENKYYYEIAPAELPVTDFLKEVDTPLFSGSPLLTDPENDGYSNAVSLILPDASVAESYAKMQMVPFAEYIPGINNPLVKKLFSAIVGFSSGWVPGTECKLFSLQTKNGESVRFATPICYEDAFPSVCAHLHQQGSELLINLTNDSWSKTASAEYQHYAVAMYRTIELRTSMIRSTNSGYTVAINPYGKTIASLPLFVQDGFFLSMPVYPHTMTFYARYKDWLPLLLFCTFLVCMLSLKKEKHKNLLLKSAEKNIAEMKYKSVFIKKEFDTTVWF; the protein is encoded by the coding sequence ATGTTCGTTATTTTGTATTTTTTTGCAGTTTTAAGCTCTGCAGGGCTTTTAGCCCTCGCTATCCCTAATGAATTTCTGCTTTCGGGTTCTTCCATACTCGGCATTGTATCGCTTATTCCTCTCTATACTGCCTTTATTGCGGGAAAATCAAAAAAAGCGATTATGCTAATGTACGGTTTTTTTGTGCCGCTTTTGCATCTTTTATCAAGCTTTTGGCTTGCGTATTTTGGAGATTTTGCAATTTTTACGCTCGGCGCTTCTACGCTTGCATATTTTTTCTTGGCGCTTCCTTTCGGAATTGCCTTTTATTATTTTTCACGCTTAAAAATCCCCTATCGAATATTCGGCTTTGCGCTCACATGGAGCCTTTGGGAATATTTTAAATCTACCGGTTTTTTAGGCTACCCGTGGGGAACCGTTGCAATGAGCGCAACAAAATTAACTCGCTTTATACAAATTGTTGATATCACCGGCGTATGGGGAATCTCTTTTTTGATACCGCTTATTTCCGCATGCTTGGCGGAAACAATCCTTGCTGCCGTAAAACTTTCCAACGGTTTTGCCAAAGAATCGCGGCGCCCACTTGTGCGAACACTTATCTTTGTCGCTTTTCTTGTCCTAAGCAGCATTTGTTACGGACAGTATAAACTGACACATACACAGGAACCTGAAAAAAAACTCAATATTGCGGTGATCCAGCAAAATGCCGATCCATGGGATATGAGCAATTTTGAGCAAATACTGCTAAGCAGTGAATTGCTGAGCAAACGAATTATCAGTGAAGCTTCAGAACCCACCGATCTCATTATTTGGAGTGAGTCCAGTTTAAGCTATCCCTATCAGGAAAATAAGTATTATTACGAAATCGCACCGGCAGAATTGCCTGTTACCGACTTTTTGAAAGAGGTTGACACTCCGCTGTTTAGCGGCTCCCCTTTGCTTACCGATCCTGAAAATGACGGTTATTCAAATGCCGTTTCTCTGATCCTTCCTGATGCTTCCGTAGCGGAAAGTTATGCAAAAATGCAAATGGTTCCCTTTGCCGAATACATTCCCGGAATCAATAATCCTTTAGTAAAAAAACTTTTCAGCGCAATTGTCGGTTTTTCATCAGGATGGGTACCCGGCACTGAATGCAAACTTTTTTCCTTACAAACGAAAAACGGAGAGTCTGTACGTTTTGCCACTCCTATCTGCTATGAAGATGCTTTTCCCTCCGTTTGCGCGCATCTTCATCAACAGGGGAGTGAGCTTTTAATAAATCTTACCAATGACTCATGGTCAAAAACCGCAAGTGCGGAATATCAGCACTATGCGGTGGCAATGTACCGCACGATTGAGTTACGCACCTCTATGATTCGCTCTACCAATTCAGGCTACACGGTTGCAATAAATCCTTACGGAAAAACAATTGCAAGCCTTCCGCTTTTTGTGCAGGACGGCTTCTTTTTATCCATGCCGGTGTATCCTCATACCATGACCTTTTATGCCCGCTACAAAGATTGGCTTCCGCTGCTTTTATTCTGTACTTTTTTAGTTTGTATGCTTTCTTTAAAAAAAGAAAAACACAAAAACCTTCTCCTCAAATCCGCCGAAAAAAACATCGCGGAAATGAAATACAAGTCGGTGTTTATTAAAAAAGAGTTCGACACAACGGTTTGGTTTTGA